In Tsuneonella sp. CC-YZS046, the genomic window GGAGGCGGATTTCGCCGATCTGGAGATCACCTTCACCCAGTGGGCGGTGCTGGCGCTGCTGCATTCCGGCATCGCGGACACCTGCGGGGGGCTGGCCCGCAACCTGGGGCATAATTCCGGGGCGATGACCCGCGTGCTGGATCAGCTCGAGGAGCGGGCGCTGCTGCGGCGCGCCCAGGACCCCGAGGACCGGCGCGTCACCAAGCTGCGCGTGACCGACGAGGGCAGGGCCATGATCGCGGCGCTCGGCCCGCGCGTGATGGGGATATGGAACGAATATCTCGAAGGCTTCGATCGCCAGGAAGTGCTGGTGCTGATCGACTTGCTGACCCGCCTGCTCGGACGGCTGGAGCATCTGGAAGGCAATTGCGGGGGGCAGCGCCCGTGAAGCTCCGGTTCGCCATGGTTCCGGCGCTGGCCGCCCTCGCGCTTGCGGGTTGCGCCACCCCTCGGGCGCAGCCTGAAGTGTCACCCATATCCGAACCCGCGCTCGGGCTTGCCGCCCAGCCCGCGCCGGATGTGAATGCCGCGTGGTGGGCCGATCTGGGCGATCCGCAGCTCGACCGGATCATGCAGGACGCCCTGGCGGGCAGCCCGAGGCTCGATGCCGCGCTGGCCCGCTTGCGGGAAGCCCGGTCCCTGGTGGCGGCGCAACAGTCCGCTCGCTTGCCGCAGATCGGCATCGACGCCGACGAGCAGCGCACGCGCTTCAGCGAGAAATACATCATCCCGCCGCCCTATGGCGGTTCGACCCGCTGGACCGGGCAGGCCGCGGCCAATCTCGGCTGGAACCTCGATTTCTGGGGCAGGCAGGCCGATGCCGTCGCCCAGGCGAAGGCCGGCGCCGAGGCATCGGCGCTGGATTATGCGGCGGCCCGGCTGGCGCTGACCGGCGCGGTCGCCCAGACCTATGTGGAACTTGCCCGGACCGAACGCCTGGTCGCCATCGCGCAGGCCAATATCGGCCAGCGGGATAAGGCGCTCCAGCTGGTTCGGGCGCGGGTGCGCAGCCAGTTGGCCAGCGAACTCGATGTGCGGGCGGCGGAAACCTTGCAGGCGCAGGCGCGGCAGGCTCTGGTCGAGGCGCAGGGGCAGCGCGAATTGCTGGTCCATGCCCTTGCCCTGCTGGCCGGGCAGGGGGCCGATTACTACGCCGCCATCCACCCGGCGGCGATCCGCTTCGATACCGCCCTTGCCCTGCCGTCCGTCCTGCCCGCCGATCTGCTTTCCCGCCGCCCGGACATCATGGCCGCGCTGGCTCGGATCGACGCGGCGCAGGCGGGCAGGGAAGTGGCGCGCAAGGCGTTCTATCCCGACATCAATCTCAAGGCGCTGGTCGGCACGCAGGCGATCGGGCTGGGCAACCTCTTCACGTCCGGCGCGGTGACCTACGGGGCGGGCGCGGCCATCCATCTCCCCATCTTCGAAGGCGGCAAGCTGCACGCCGGGCATGAAGGGGCGACCGCGCGGCTCGACCAAGCCGTCGCGGATTACAATGAGACGGTGCTCGGCGCGGTTCGCGAGGCGGCCGATGCGCTGGCGCTGGTCGAATATTCCCGCGCCGAACTGAACGAGCAGCGGCAGGCGCTGCATGGTCTTGCCGAAGTGACCCGGCTCAATCGCGTGCGGGTCGCTTCCGGCCTGGATTCGCGGCTGGACCTGGTCGGGCCGGATATCCGCTTGCTCGAGGCGCAGCAGAACGAAGCCAATCTGCAAGCGCAGACCCTTGTTTCCGCAATTCGGCTGACGGTGGCGATCGGCGGCGGGTTCGACCGCAACGATCCGCTCGCATCCGCGCCGCAACCCTCATCGAGGCCCAATCCATGACAGAGGCATCTGCAAACAACCCGCCCGCGGAAACGGTCCAGGCCGCCAATGCATCCGCGCGGCGCCGGTGGCTGATTATCCTGGCCGTCGCGGTCGCGGCCTGTGCGTTGGTCTACGGCCTCTATCTCGTGCTCAAGGCGCCGAGCGAGGAAACCGACGATGCCTATGTGGCGGGGGATACGGTGGCGATCACCGCGCAGGACCCGGGCACCGTCATCGGCATTTACGCGGATGACACGCAGACCGTGAAGGCCGGGCAGCCGCTGGTCGATCTCGACCCGGCCACGGCGGATGTGGAACTCGCGGCGGCGGAAGCCCAGCTTGCCCGCGCGGTGCGCACCGTGCGCGGCAATTTCCTGCAGGTCGACGGCGCTTCGGCGGCCGTGAACAGCGCCCGCGCCGAACTCGGCAAGGCGCAGGCCGATCTCACGCGCCGCCGCCAGGCCGCCGCGGCCGGGGCCGTGTCCGGCGAGGAAGTGGCCCATGCCGCCGATATGGTGAAGACCGCGCAGGCCGCGCTCGCCCTCGCGCAAAGCCAGTATTCGCAGGCCAGCGCGCAGGTGCGCGGCACCGGCCTGGAAAACCATCCCGCGGTGCTTGCCGCGATAGCCGACTATCGCCGCGCCGCCATCCGCCGCAGCCATATGCATATCGTCGCGCCGGTGAGCGGGCTGGTCGCGCAGCGCAGGGTGCAGATCGGCCAGCAGATCGCCGCCGGTTCGCCGCTGATGGCGGTGGTGCCGCTGCGCGATGTCTGGATCGACGCGAATTTCCGCGAGACGCAGCTGAAGGACCTGCGGATCGGGCAGCCTGTCACCATCGAGGCCGATATCTATGGCGGCGACGTGAAATTCCATGGGCAGGTCGCCGGCCTTTCCGCCGGCAGCGGCAATGCCTTCGCCCTGCTGCCGCCCCAGAACGCGAGCGGGAACTGGATCAAGATCGTCCAGCGCCTGCCGGTCCGCATCAAGCTCGATCCCAGGGAGCTGGACAAGCATCCGCTGCGGATCGGCCTGTCGGTGCAGGCCGAGGTGGATACGAGCGATCGGTCCGGGCCACTGCTCGGCCAGCCGGCCAGCCCCCTGTTCAGGCAGGAAAGCGGCAATCCGGGCGATACGGCGGCGGTGAATGCGCGGATCGCCCAGATCATCGCCGCCAATCGGGGCGGCGGCCGGTGAATGGCCACACCCCGCTGAAAGGCGGGGCGCTGGCGCTCGCTTCGGTGGCGCTGGCGCTCGGCACCTTCATGCAGGTGCTGGATACGACCATCGCCAATGTCTCGCTGCCGACCATTGCGGGAAATCTCGGGGTCAGCGCCGACAGCGGCACCTGGATCGTCACCTCCTTCGCCGTGGCCAATGGCGTGGCGGTTCCGCTCACCGGCTGGCTGATGGGCCGGTTCGGGGTGGTGAAGACCTTCATCTGGTCGGTGGCGCTGTTCACGCTTGCTTCCTTCCTGTGCGGCATCGCCTGGAGCCTGGAATCGCTCATCATGTTCCGCATCCTGCAGGGCGCGGTTTCCGGCCCGATGATCCCGGGCAGCCAGGCGCTGCTGATGGCGATCTTTCCCGCGAGCAAGCGGGCCACCGCGCTTGCCGTCTGGTCCGTGACCACGCTGGTCGCCCCTGTCGCCGGCCCGATCCTGGGCGGGTATATTTCCGACAATTACCACTGGAGCTGGATTTTCCTCATCAACGTGCCGATCGGCCTGTTCTGCGCGCTGGTGTGCTGGCGGATGCTGGCGTCGCGGGAAACGCCCACCCGCAAGCTGCCGATAGACCGGATCGGGGTGGCCATGCTGATCGTGTGGGTGGGCGCGCTGCAGGTCATGCTCGATCTCGGCAAGAATTCGGACTGGTTCAATTCCTCGACCATCGTGATCGCGGCGATCATCGCGGTGATCGGCTTCTTCGCATGGCTGATCTGGGAACTGACGGATGCGCATCCGGCGGTGGATCTCAAGCTGTTCAAGGATCGCAACTTCGCATTGGGCACGATTGCCGCCTGCCTGGGCTATGCGGTCTTCTTCGCCAATGTGCTGATCCTGCCGCTCTGGCTGCAGACCCAGATGGGCTACACCGCCACCTGGGCGGGCTTCGTCGCCGCGCCCAGCGGGCTGGTGGCGATCGTCCTCACTCCCATCGTCGCGCGGATCAGCGGGAAGATCGACGCGCGGCTGCTGGCGTCGATTTCCTTCGTCGCCTTCGCGATTTCCTATTTCATGCGCGCCAACTATACGACGCAGGCCGATTTCTGGAGCCTCACCGTCCCGCTGCTGGTCAATGGCGTGGCGATGAGCTGCTTCTTCGTCACCATGCTGACGATCCAGCTCGACCGCATTCCGCCTGAGAAGGTGCCCTCCGCAACCGGCATTTCCAATTTCGCCCGCATCACCTGCGCGAGCTTCGCCGCGTCGATCGTCACGACGGCCTGGGACCGCCGCGAGGCCTTGCACCAGAGCCGGCTGGCGGAAGTCGTCACCGAAACCTCGCCGGCCTATCGGGCGGCGGTCGAGGGGGTTGGCCATCTGGGAATGACCGATCTGCAGGCGGCGGCCGGGATCACCCGGCAGATGGTGCAGCAGGCCTATCTCCTGTCGTCCGCCGACCTGTTCTGGATTTCCGGCTGGATCTCGGTCGCGATGATTGCGCTGGTATGGCTCACCAAGCGGCCCGCCGGTGCCCCGCCCGCGGCGGCGGCGGACTGATCGGACGTCAATTCATAAACCAGCCATGGCTGGCGACCAGGGACTGGCCGGTCAGCGCATTGGTCTTGAAGGCGGCGAACAGCAGGGCGACCTCGGCTATATCCTCCACCGTCGTGAATTCCTTGTCGACGGTGTTGCCCAGCATGATCGTCTCGACCACTTCCTTTTCGGAAATGCCCAGATCCTTCGCCTGCTCGGGAATCTGCTTGTCCACCAGCGGAGTGCGCACGAAGCCGGGGCAGATCACGTTCGAGCGGACGCCATGCGCCGCGCCTTCCTTGGCTATGACGCGGGAAAGGCCCAGCAGGCCATGCTTGGCGGTGACATAAGCGGATTTGAGCGGCGAGGCTTCCTTGCTGTGGACCGATCCCATGAAGATGATCGATCCGCTGCCCTGCCGGTACATATGCGGGATGCAGGCCTTGCTGGTCAGGAATGCGCCGTCGAGATGGATCGCCAGCATCTTCTTCCAGGAATCGAACGGAAATTCCTCGATCGGGTGGACGATCTGGATTCCGGCATTGGAAACCAGCACGTCCACCGTGCCCCAGTGGCCGACGACCTGCCGCACGCCGGCATCGACCTGCTCTT contains:
- a CDS encoding MarR family transcriptional regulator; translation: MPESFYQPDNFRPQNSIGYLIRRIHKLGLSRVEADFADLEITFTQWAVLALLHSGIADTCGGLARNLGHNSGAMTRVLDQLEERALLRRAQDPEDRRVTKLRVTDEGRAMIAALGPRVMGIWNEYLEGFDRQEVLVLIDLLTRLLGRLEHLEGNCGGQRP
- a CDS encoding efflux transporter outer membrane subunit — encoded protein: MKLRFAMVPALAALALAGCATPRAQPEVSPISEPALGLAAQPAPDVNAAWWADLGDPQLDRIMQDALAGSPRLDAALARLREARSLVAAQQSARLPQIGIDADEQRTRFSEKYIIPPPYGGSTRWTGQAAANLGWNLDFWGRQADAVAQAKAGAEASALDYAAARLALTGAVAQTYVELARTERLVAIAQANIGQRDKALQLVRARVRSQLASELDVRAAETLQAQARQALVEAQGQRELLVHALALLAGQGADYYAAIHPAAIRFDTALALPSVLPADLLSRRPDIMAALARIDAAQAGREVARKAFYPDINLKALVGTQAIGLGNLFTSGAVTYGAGAAIHLPIFEGGKLHAGHEGATARLDQAVADYNETVLGAVREAADALALVEYSRAELNEQRQALHGLAEVTRLNRVRVASGLDSRLDLVGPDIRLLEAQQNEANLQAQTLVSAIRLTVAIGGGFDRNDPLASAPQPSSRPNP
- a CDS encoding efflux RND transporter periplasmic adaptor subunit yields the protein MTEASANNPPAETVQAANASARRRWLIILAVAVAACALVYGLYLVLKAPSEETDDAYVAGDTVAITAQDPGTVIGIYADDTQTVKAGQPLVDLDPATADVELAAAEAQLARAVRTVRGNFLQVDGASAAVNSARAELGKAQADLTRRRQAAAAGAVSGEEVAHAADMVKTAQAALALAQSQYSQASAQVRGTGLENHPAVLAAIADYRRAAIRRSHMHIVAPVSGLVAQRRVQIGQQIAAGSPLMAVVPLRDVWIDANFRETQLKDLRIGQPVTIEADIYGGDVKFHGQVAGLSAGSGNAFALLPPQNASGNWIKIVQRLPVRIKLDPRELDKHPLRIGLSVQAEVDTSDRSGPLLGQPASPLFRQESGNPGDTAAVNARIAQIIAANRGGGR
- a CDS encoding DHA2 family efflux MFS transporter permease subunit codes for the protein MNGHTPLKGGALALASVALALGTFMQVLDTTIANVSLPTIAGNLGVSADSGTWIVTSFAVANGVAVPLTGWLMGRFGVVKTFIWSVALFTLASFLCGIAWSLESLIMFRILQGAVSGPMIPGSQALLMAIFPASKRATALAVWSVTTLVAPVAGPILGGYISDNYHWSWIFLINVPIGLFCALVCWRMLASRETPTRKLPIDRIGVAMLIVWVGALQVMLDLGKNSDWFNSSTIVIAAIIAVIGFFAWLIWELTDAHPAVDLKLFKDRNFALGTIAACLGYAVFFANVLILPLWLQTQMGYTATWAGFVAAPSGLVAIVLTPIVARISGKIDARLLASISFVAFAISYFMRANYTTQADFWSLTVPLLVNGVAMSCFFVTMLTIQLDRIPPEKVPSATGISNFARITCASFAASIVTTAWDRREALHQSRLAEVVTETSPAYRAAVEGVGHLGMTDLQAAAGITRQMVQQAYLLSSADLFWISGWISVAMIALVWLTKRPAGAPPAAAAD
- a CDS encoding 3-hydroxybutyrate dehydrogenase, which gives rise to MELNDKVAIVTGAASGIGLAIAKRYAQAGGRVAIADLKLDAAQAAADSINAERAGAAIAVAMDVTSEEQVDAGVRQVVGHWGTVDVLVSNAGIQIVHPIEEFPFDSWKKMLAIHLDGAFLTSKACIPHMYRQGSGSIIFMGSVHSKEASPLKSAYVTAKHGLLGLSRVIAKEGAAHGVRSNVICPGFVRTPLVDKQIPEQAKDLGISEKEVVETIMLGNTVDKEFTTVEDIAEVALLFAAFKTNALTGQSLVASHGWFMN